One window of the Betta splendens chromosome 21, fBetSpl5.4, whole genome shotgun sequence genome contains the following:
- the usp9 gene encoding probable ubiquitin carboxyl-terminal hydrolase FAF-X isoform X4 → MTATTRGSPVGGNDSQGQGQAPDAQSQPPLPQNQTSSPNSSNENSPVSPPDEQGQGDGTPQLEEEEPAFPHTDLAKLDDMINRPRWVVPVLPKGELEVLLEAAIDLSKKGLDVKCEACQRFFRDGLTISFTKILTDEAVSGWKFEIHRCIINNTHRLVELCVAKLSQDWFPLLELLAMATNPHCKFHIYNGTRPSESVPAGAQLADDELFARPPDPRSPKGWLVDLINKFGNLNGFQMLHDRFMSGQALNVQIIAALIKPFGQCYEFLTLHTVKKYFLPVIEMVPQFLENLTDEELKKEAKNEAKNDALSMIIKSLKNLASRVPGQEETVKNLEIFRLKMILRLLQISSFNGKMNALNEVNKVISSVSYYTHRHNPEEEEWLTAERMAEWIQQNHILSIVLRDSLHQPQYVEKLEKILRFVIKEKALTMQDLDNIWAAQAGKHEAIVKNVHDLLAKLAWDFSPEQLDHLFDCFKASWTNASKKQREKLLELIRRLAEDDKDGVMAHKVLNLLWNLAHSDDVPVDIMDQALSAHIKILDYSCSQDRDTQKIQWIDRFIEELRTNDKWVIPALKQIREICSLFGEAPQNLSQTQRSPHVFYRHDLINQLQHNHALVTLVAENLSAYMETMRQFSKEEQAEFDPQTVRPGSRYSHVQEVQERLNFLRFLLKDGQLWLCAPQAKQIWKCLAENAVFLCDREACFKWYSKLMGDEPDLDPDINKDFFENNVLQLDPSLLTENGMKCFERFFKAVNCREGKLVAKRRAYMMDDLELIGLDYLWRVVIQGSDDIASRAIDLLKEIYTNLGPKLQVNQVEIHEDFIQSCFDRLKASYDTLCVLDGDKDSINCARQEAIRMVRVLTVLKEYINECDSDYHEERTILPMSRAFRGKHITLIVRFPNQGRQVDDLDIWSHTNDTIGSVRRGILNRIKANAAHTKIELFIGGEVVDPADDRKLIGQLNLKDKTLITAKLTQVSTNMPSSPDSSSDSSTGSPGNHGNHYSDGPNPEVESCLPGVIMSLHLRYISFLWQVADLGCNLNMPQLRDGARVLMKLMPPDNTTVENLRAVCLDHAKLGENSLSPSLDSRFFGPSPSQVLYLIEVVYALLMPASATLGEDASDFQYNFLKSGGLPLVLSMLTRNNFLPSADMETRRGAYLNALKIAKLLLTAVGFGHVKAVAEACQPNAEGNIPVSPVRPHKINQATHDQALVLQSALQNIPNPASECMLRNVAIRLAQQISDENFFQASKYIPDICVIRAVQKIVWASGCGTVQLVFSSNEEISKIYEKTNASKEPDGEDEQVCCEALEVMTLCFALMPTALDTLSKEKAWQTFIIDLLLHCHSKSVRQMAQEQFFLMATRCCMGHRPLLFFITLLFTVLGSTAKERARHAGDYFTLLRHLLNYAYNSNINLPNAEVLLNNEIDWLKRIRDEVKRTGETGVEETILEGHLGVTKELLAFQTPEKKYYIGCEKGGANLIKELIDDFIFPASNVYLQYMKSGEFPTEQAIPVCSTPASINAGFELLVALAVGCVRNLKQIVDTLTDMYYLGCETLTEWEYLPPVGPRPNKGFVGLKNAGATCYMNSVIQQLYMIPPIRNGILAIEGTGTDVDDDMSGDEKQENESNVDPRDEVFSYHHQFDDKPSSKSEDRKEYNIGVLRHLQVIFGHLAASRLQYYVPRGFWKQFRLWGEPVNLREQHDALEFFNSLVDSLDEALKALGHPAMLSKVLGGSFADQKICQGCPHRYECEESFTTLNVDIRNHQNLLDSMEQYVKGDLLEGANAYHCEKCNKKVDTVKRLLIKKLPPVLAIQLKRFDYDWERECAIKFNDYFEFPRELDMEPYTVAGVAKLEGDDVNPENQVIQQNEPSEPTPPGSSKYRLVGVLVHSGQASGGHYYSYIIQRNGGDGEKNRWYKFDDGDVTECKMDDEEEMKNQCFGGEYMGEVFDHMMKRMSYRRQKRWWNAYILFYERMDSLDKDSELVKYISELSISSTKPHQVKMPSAIECSVRKQNVQFMHNRMQYSLEYFQFIKKLLTCNSVYLNPPPGQDHLLPEAEEIAMISAQLAARFLFSTGFHTKKVVRGPASDWYDALCILLRHSKNVRCWFAHNVLFAYPNRFSEYLLECPSAEVRGAFAKLIVFIAHFSLQDGPCPSPTASPGSSAQGCDNLSLSDHLLRAVLNLLRREVSEHGRHLQQYFNLFVMYANLGLAEKTQLLKLNVPATFMLVALDEGPGPPIKYQYAELGKLYTVVSQLVRCCDVSSRMQSSINGNPPLSNPYGDTNLTAPVMPVQQLVAEILFVRTSYVKKIIEDCSNSEETVKLLRFSCWENPQFSSTVLSELLWQVAYSYTYELRPYLDLLLQILLIEDSWQTHRIHNVLKGIPDDRDGLFDTIQRSKNHYQKRAYQCIKCMVALFSNCSVAYQILQSNGDLKRKWTWAVEWLGDELERRPYTGNPQYTYNNWSPPVQSNETSNGYFLERSHSARMTLAKACELCPEELKCTQGSPGKEPDEQEAPDDQDSSPPEDTSLYPHSPGTAQFQQNNHPHGQPYTGPAAQHMNNPQRPGPASAPTPGPTQTQTPTPGPGPTPGPGPKAQENWESTEEVAPIPIPTSTPAPAPPKE, encoded by the exons ATGACGGCCACCACGCGTGGCTCTCCGGTGGGGGGCAATGACAGTCAGGGCCAGGGTCAGGCACCTGATGCTCAGAGCCAGCCCCCACTGCCACAGAACCAG ACTTCATCCCCTAACTCGTCTAACGAGAACTCTCCGGTAAGCCCACCGGATGAGCAGGGCCAGGGGGATGGCACCCCTCAgttggaagaggaggagcctgCTTTCCCTCACACCGACCTAGCCAAGCTGGATGACATGATCAACAG accTCGTTGGGTTGTTCCAGTTTTGCCAAAAGGAGAGTTAGAAGTCCTCTTGGAAGCTGCTATAGACCTGAGTAAAAAAG gatTGGATGTGAAGTGTGAGGCGTGTCAGAGGTTTTTTCGAGATGGTTTGACCATCTCCTTCACAAAGATTCTGACGGACGAAGCAGTCAGTGGCTGGAAGTTTGAAATTCAT AGGTGTATCATTAATAACACACACCGGTTGGTGGAGCTGTGTGTTGCCAAGCTCTCTCAGGACTGGTTTCCTCTACTGGAGCTTCTGGCCATGGCCACCAACCCTCACTGCAAGTTTCACATCTACAACGGCACACGGCCCTCTGAGAGCGTTCCTGCTGGAGCACAGCTGGCTGACGATGAGCTCTTTGCCCGACCACCAGACCCACGATCTCCTAAG GGCTGGTTGGTGGACTTAATAAACAAATTTGGCAATTTAAACGGGTTTCAAATGTTGCACGATCGCTTCATGAGTGGCCAAGCACTGAACGTCCAGATCATCGCTGCACTTATAAA GCCTTTTGGGCAGTGTTACGAGTTCCTCACCTTGCACACGGTAAAGAAATACTTCCTTCCAGTCATCGAGATGGTTCCCCAGTTTTTAGAGAATctcacagatgaggagctgaagaaagaaGCCAAGAATGAAGCCAAAAACGACGCACTGTCCATGATTATCAAGTCTTTGAAAAATCTGGCTTCTCGTGTACCTGGGCAGGAGGAGACCGTAAAGAATTTAGAGATTTTTAGGTTAAAAATGATTCTTAG GTTATTGCAAATTTCTTCTTTTAATGGCAAAATGAATGCACTAAATGAAGTTAATAAGGTGATCTCCAGTGTCTCCTACTACACTCATCGCCACAACCCTGAAGAGGAGGAGTGGTTGACTGCAGAGCGTATGGCT GAGTGGATCCAACAGAATCACATTCTGTCTATTGTTCTGAGAGACAGTTTGCACCAGCCGCAGTATGTtgagaaactggaaaaaatCCTTCGCTTTGTTATCAAAGAAAAAGCTCTTACAATGCAGGATCTGGACAACATCTGGGCTGCACAG GCTGGTAAGCATGAAGCCATTGTGAAGAATGTCCACGACCTTCTGGCCAAGCTGGCTTGGGACTTCTCTCCCGAGCAGCTCGACCACCTTTTTGACTGCTTCAAG GCAAGCTGGACCAATGCCAGCAAGAAGCAGCGAGAAAAACTGCTGGAACTTATCCGGCGCTTAGCTGAGGATGATAAGGATGGTGTAATGGCCCACAAGGTCCTCAACCTGCTCTGGAACCTGGCACACAGTGATGATGTGCCTGTCGACATCATGGACCAGGCTCTTAGTGCCCACATCAAGATTTTGGATTACAGTTGTTCACAG GACCGAGACACGCAGAAGATCCAGTGGATAGACCGCTTTATAGAAGAATTACGAACCAATGACAAGTGGGTGATCCCTGCCCTCAAGCAAATCAGAGAAATCTGTAGCCTCTTTGGAGAAGCTCCTCAAAACCTTAG TCAAACCCAGAGAAGTCCTCATGTGTTTTACCGGCATGACTTGATCAACCAGCTGCAGCATAACCACGCTCTGGTCACCCTGGTGGCTGAGAACCTTTCAGCCTACATGGAGACGATGAGACAGTTCTCCAAAG AAGAACAGGCCGAGTTTGATCCCCAGACAGTCAGGCCAGGAAGTCGCTACAGCCATGTTCAGGAAGTACAAGAACGACTCAACTTCCTCAG GTTCTTGTTGAAGGATGGCCAGCTGTGGCTGTGCGCGCCCCAGGCCAAGCAGATCTGGAAGTGTCTGGCTGAGaatgcagtgtttctgtgtgatcGGGAAGCGTGTTTCAAATG GTACTCCAAGCTGATGGGTGACGAgccagacctggacccagatATCAATAAGGACTTCTTTGAGAACAATGTTCTACAGCTGGACCCATCTCTTCTGACAGAGAATGGCATGAAGTGCTTCGAGAGGTTCTTCAAAGCTGTCAACTGCAGGGAGGGCAAGTTGGTAGCAAAGCGCAGGGCCTACATGATGGATGACCTGGAGCTTATAGGCTTGGACTACCTCTGGAGG GTGGTAATTCAAGGAAGTGATGACATCGCCAGCAGAGCCATAGACCTGCTGAAAGAGATTTACACCAACCTTGGACCAAAACTACAAGTTAATCAG GTTGAAATTCACGAGGATTTCATCCAGTCGTGCTTTGACCGTCTGAAGGCATCGTATGACACCCTCTGTGTGCTGGATGGAGACAAAGACAGTATCAACTGTGCCCGCCAGGAAGCCATCCGTATGGTGCGAGTTCTCACTGTGCTCAAAGAGTACATCAATGAGTGTGACAGTGACTACCATGAGGAGAGGACCATACTGCCAATGTCCAG AGCTTTTCGTGGGAAGCATATAACATTGATCGTCCGTTTCCCCAACCAGGGGCGTCAGGTGGATGACCTGGATATATGGTCACACACTAATGACACTATTGGCTCAGTGCGGCGTGGCATCCTGAACAGGATCAAAGCTAACGCAGCACATACCAAGATCGAGCTCTTCATTGGTGGCGAGGTTGTTGATCCAGCTGACGACAGGAAGCTGATTGGACAGCTCAATTTGAAGGACAAAACG CTGATCACGGCGAAGCTGACCCAGGTGAGCACTAACATGCCCTCAAGCCCAGACAGCTCATCTGACTCATCCACTGGCTCCCCTggtaaccatggtaaccacTACAGTGATGGACCCAACCCTGAGGTGGAGAGCTGTCTTCCTGGCGTA ATTATGTCGCTGCATCTGCGCTATATCTCATTCCTGTGGCAGGTGGCTGACTTGGGCTGTAACCTCAACATGCCTCAGCTCAGAGATGGAGCCCGAGTTCTCATGAAACTCATGCCCCCAG aTAACACTACAGTGGAGAATCTGAGAGCAGTGTGTCTGGACCACGCCAAGCTTGGAGAAAACAGCCTCAGTCCTTCACTGGACTCTCGTTTCTTTGGCCCCTCCCCCTCACAAGTGCTCTACCTCATTGAG GTTGTATATGCTTTGCTCATGCCAGCCAGTGCCACTCTAGGTGAGGATGCCAGTGACTTCCAGTATAACTTCCTAAAGAGTGGTGGGCTGCCCCTGGTGTTGAGCATGCTCACCAGGAACAACTTCCTACCGTCGGCGGACATGGAGACACGACGTGGGGCTTATCTCAATGCTCTGAAGATTGCCAAGCTCCTGCTGACGGCGGTGGGCTTTGGACACGTAAAGGCTGTGGCTGAGGCCTGCCAACCCAACGCTGAGGGAAATATTCCAGTCTCTCCGGTTAGGCCACATAAA ATAAATCAGGCCACACATGACCAGGCCCTGGTTCTACAGAGTGCCCTGCAAAATATCCCCAACCCAGCCTCAGAATGTATGCTGCGCAATGTAGCCATCCGCCTGGCCCAGCAGATTTCTGATGAG aatTTCTTCCAGGCATCGAAGTATATCCCAGACATTTGTGTGATCCGAGCAGTGCAGAAAATAGTGTGGGCATCAGGCTGTGGTACAGTGCAGCTTGTCTTCAGTTCCAATGAAGAAATCAGCAAGATATATGAGAAG ACAAACGCATCTAAGGAGCCAGATGGAGAAGATGAGCAGGTGTGCTGTGAGGCCTTGGAAGTGATGACGCTGTGTTTTGCCCTTATGCCTACGGCTCTGGACACGCTCAGCAAGGAGAAGGCTTGGCAGACCTTCATCATAGACTTGCTGCTACACTGCCATAGCAA ATCTGTGCGTCAGATGGCCCAGGAGCAATTTTTCTTGATGGCAACTAGGTGCTGTATGGGTCATCGACCCCTACTCTTCTTTATCACCCTCCTCTTCACTGTGTTGGGG AGTACAGCCAAAGAGCGAGCTAGACATGCTGGAGACTACTTCACTTTGCTCAGACATCTGCTAAACTATGCCTATAACAGCAACATTAACCTGCCAAATGCTGAAGTGCTGCTCAACAATGAGATTGACTGGCTGAAAAGGATAAGG GATGAAGTTAAGAGAACTGGGGAGACAGGTGTGGAGGAGACCATACTGGAAGGCCACCTTGGGGTGACCAAAGAGCTTCTAGCATTCCAGACACCAGAGAAAAAGTACTACATTGGCTGTGAAAAGGGAGGAGCCAACCTCATTAAG GAGTTGATCGATGACTTCATCTTCCCAGCATCTAATGTTTACCTGCAGTACATGAAGAGTGGGGAGTTTCCCACAGAGCAGGCCATCCCAGTGTGTAGCACTCCTGCTTCAATCAACGCTGGCTTTGAGCTTCTGGTGGCGTTGGCTGTTGGATGTGTCCGCAATCTCAAACAAATAGTAGACACTCTGACTGACATGTACTATCTAG GCTGTGAGACATTGACAGAGTGGGAGTACTTGCCTCCAGTGGGGCCTCGGCCCAACAAAGGCTTTGTAGGTCTTAAGAATGCTGGAGCCACCTGTTATATGAACTCAGTCATTCAACAGCTGTACATGATTCCTCCAATTCGAAATGGCATCCTGGCCATCGAGGGCACTGGCACTGACGTGGATGATGACATGTCTGGGGATGAAAAACAGGAGAATGAG AGCAATGTGGATCCTCGGGATGAGGTGTTTAGCTATCATCACCAGTTCGACGATAAGCCCTCCAGTAAAtcagaggacaggaaggagtACAACATCGGGGTACTGCGTCACTTACAGGTCATCTTTGGTCACCTGGCTGCCTCCAGACTACAATACTACGTCCCAAGGGGATTCTGGAAGCAGTTCAG GTTGTGGGGCGAGCCAGTGAACTTACGAGAGCAGCATGATGCACTGGAGTTTTTCAACTCTTTAGTGGACAGTCTAGATGAAGCTCTAAAGGCCCTTGGCCACCCTGCCATGCTTAGCAAAGTGCTGGGAGGCTCGTTCGCTGACCAAAAGATCTGTCAGGGATGTCCTCATAG GTATGAGTGTGAAGAGTCATTCACAACACTCAATGTAGATATCAGAAACCACCAGAACCTGTTGGACTCTATGGAGCAGTATGTTAAAGGAGATCTTTTGGAGGGAGCCAATGCCTACCACTGTGAAAAGTGTAATAAGAAG GTGGACACAGTGAAGCGCCTACTGATTAAGAAGCTGCCGCCCGTTCTGGCCATCCAGCTGAAGCGCTTCGACTACGACTGGGAGAGGGAGTGCGCCATCAAGTTCAATGACTACTTTGAGTTTCCCCGGGAGCTGGACATGGAGCCGTACACAGTAGCTGGTGTAGCCAAGCTAGAGGGCGATGACGTGAACCCAGAGAACCAGGTGATCCAACAGAATGAGCCCTCTGAACCTACACCACCGGGTAGTTCTAAGTACCGTCTGGTGGGAGTGCTGGTTCACTCAGGCCAGGCCAGTGGCGGACACTACTACTCATACATAATCCAGAGAAACGGAGGCGATGGCGAGAAGAATCGCTGGTATAAGTTTGATGATGGTGATGTGACTGAGTGCAAGAtggacgatgaggaggagatgaagaaccAGTGCTTTGGAGGGGAATACATGGGCGAGGTGTTTGATCACATGATGAAAAGGATGTCGTACCGGAGGCAGAAGCGCTGGTGGAATGCCTACATCCTGTTTTATGAGCGTATGGACTCACTGGACAAGGACAGCGAGCTTGTTAAATACATCTCAGAGCTGAGCATCTCCTCCACCAAGCCACATCAGGTCAAGATGCCTAGTGCCATCGAGTGCAGCGTCCGCAAGCAGAACGTCCAATTCATGCACAACCGAATGCAATACAGCCTGGAATATTTCCAGTTTATTAAGAAACTTCTGACCTGTAACAGTGTCTATTTAAACCCTCCTCCAG GACAAGACCATCTCCTgccagaggcagaggagatTGCTATGATAAGTGCTCAGCTGGCTGctaggtttcttttcagcacagGTTTTCACACCAAGAAAGTAGTACGGGGTCCTGCCAGTGACTG GTACGACGCCCTGTGCATCCTGCTGAGACACAGTAAGAATGTACGCTGTTGGTTTGCACACAACGTTCTGTTTGCTTACCCCAACCGATTCTCCGAGTACTTACTTGAGTGCCCGAGCGCTGAGGTTCGTGGGGCATTTGCCAAGCTCATTGTCTTCATCGCCCACTTCTCGCTGCAAGATGGCCCCTGCCCCTCCCCCACCGCCTCGCCTGGGTCCTCTGCTCAG GGCTGTGATAACCTCAGTTTAAGTGACCACCTGTTGAGAGCTGTACTCAACCTGCTTAGAAGAGAGGTTTCTGAACACGGCCGTCACCTGCAGCAGTACTTCAACCTCTTTGTCATGTATGCTAATCTGG GCCTAGCAGAAAAGACCCAGCTCCTCAAGCTGAATGTCCCTGCCACGTTCATGTTGGTCGCTCTCGATGAGGGTCCAGGCCCTCCCATTAAATACCAGTATGCTGAACTGGGCAAGCTCTACACTGTGGTCTCCCAGCTGGTCCGCTGCTGTGATGTCTCCTCACGCATGCAGTCCTCCATCAATG GTAACCCTCCCCTCTCTAACCCATATGGAGATACTAATCTCACGGCACCAGTGATGCCCGtgcagcagctggtggcagAAATCCTGTTTGTGAGAACCAGCTATGTGAAGAAGATCATCGAGGACTGCAGCAACTCTGAGGAGACCGTGAAGCTGCTTCGCTTTAGCTGCTGGGAGAACCCCCAATTCTCCTCCACTGTGCTCAGTGAGCTGCTCTGGCAg gtggcATACTCCTACACCTACGAGCTGAGGCCTTATCTGGACTTGCTGCTACAGATTCTGCTCATTGAAGACTCCTGGCAGACTCACAG GATTCACAATGTGTTGAAGGGCATTCCTGATGACAGAGATGGACTTTTTGACACCATCCAGCGCTCTAAGAACCACTACCAGAAACGGGCCTACCAGTGCATCAAGTGCATGGTGGCCCTGTTCAGCAACTGTTCTGTGGCCTACCAGATTTTACAG AGCAATGGTGACCTAAAACGAAAGTGGACGTGGGCAGTGGAGTGGTTGGGGGatgagctggagaggaggccaTACACGGGGAATCCCCAGTACACCTACAACAACTGGTCCCCTCCTGTTCAGAGCAACGAGACCTCCAACGGATATTTCCTGGAGCGTTCCCACAGCGCACGTATGACACTGGCCAAGGCCTGTGAGCTCTGTCCTGAGGAG CTCAAGTGTACTCAGGGAAGCCCAGGGAAG GAGCCAGATGAACAGGAAGCACCTGATGATCAAGACTCCTCTCCACCTGAGGACACGTCTCTGTACCCACATTCTCCTGGAACAGCCCAGTTTCAGCAG AACAACCACCCCCACGGGCAGCCGTATACCGGGCCCGCTGCTCAGCACATGAACAACCCTCAGCGCCCCGGTCCGGCCTCTGCCCCGACTCCAGGCCctacccagacccagacccccACCCCGGGTCCTGGTCCCACTCCCGGGCCAGGCCCCAAAGCACAAGAGAACTGGGAGAGCACCGAGGAGGTCGCCCCCATTCCCATTCCCACCTCCACCCCAGCGCCTGCCCCGCCTAAGGAGTAA